The window CCAGATCTCCTTGAAGATTGAAGAGTCGCATTATTTTGCTGTTACCACACATCCAAATATCTTGATCACTCTGAGGGGTCACGTTGAATAATTCATTAGAATATCCTCCAAACTCAGTGTTTATCTCTGTGATAATACGTGGTTCGTCAATGAATGTCCTGTCTGGAGAGGAGTGCTGGTCAACAGGAGTAACAACTGTGTAGACATGTTCTTCTGTGATAGACAACGCTGACAGAGACCCAAACTGGCGATATACATGGTCCTTGTCGATCAAATGAGGAGTGAAACATGGTAACGAAGCCGTGAGTTTAGGGGGTAAATTTCTGAATTCAGCGTTCTTGGATTTGTAGGCAGTGATaaggctgacatcattggagtttAGTAATTTCTTCAGATCAGCAATGTTTTGTGTCATTTTAGAAAGGGTGTGCGTTATTGCAACTTCTTGCTCATTTAAGACAGCCAAGAATTTGGAATCCATTTCGTTAAGATCAAACTTCATTTTCTGGATAACGGTGTCTATTTCTTTGCGCCAGCTATCTCCTTGTTTATcgatattttttgtcaatttctCTGAGTTTTCAATCAACTCATCTTTCTGAACTGCATTATGAATTGAAAGTTCTTGGTACTTAGGATAAATGTATTTCTCTAAGTCTTGTAAATCTCTTTTTAATACAACCTTTCGATTTTCTATAATTTGCAAAGTGTCACATTTTTTATGTTGTTCATGTTCACCAGAGAAAATACATTGAGAgcaaataggaatgtcacattgttcacattGAATTTCACACTGTTTATTGGAATGTTTTGGACATTTAGGGAAACGAATAGAACTTCCTCGCTTTTGTAATGGTAGCACTGAATGTTCTTTCGATTCATCTAAAAGATGTTCCCCCACACAagctttacacagatgtatgtcacaaatgtcacagtacataaGGGGAcccggggtctcacagagatgacaccgtaacacatcctgggcactaCGCCGGGGGTCCATGGTCAGACTCTTTATATACAGTAGGAAATTCTGAAACAAAAACCACACGCCTTTTTTAAATTCTGGGGCTCTGTTTTATTCAAAACACGACATTTGAGTAAAGTAGTGTCGTACGATGTGACccaaattaattatttctgaaGTTTTGTGTTGCATAAAACCTCTTATGTGAAGTAGCGACGTGCAATATGTAATGGACGATATGACCCAGATTCACAACTCCAATGCTCCACAAATTATAAATGTCGTACAGAGGGTAAATGTTTGTTGTTTATGtgttatgaataaatttacacaTCAATTAGACATCAACTTATCAATCATGATTTAATTAACTGCATGCatcaaataataatattttacctAAATCCGCTTTTCCCTTCCTTGTAAAACATTCATCGTAAGACGATTAGACACTTACAGCATATCATGTGGAATATAATATAAGCTCCAGTCAAAGCAAACCCTAATTCAATATGGCAAATCACGAAAACTCTCCTTTCgttcaaaataatttgtaaaaaaccACGTGATTAGTTTCATATGAAAGTGGCGGATTTAAGGAGTGATACCGCAAGACTGCAGAGTTGACGCATCATTTTCCCTATCTACATTCTAACGTTGAAATTATTCTTGTTTAAATTATGCACTAGGGTTTTGAAATGTGGGCACAGTTTGCGTGAAATGCAGGTGACCTACTGGTCATGGTTATGATtccataaattattttttgtaagattGAATTGAAACAGGCATCAGTTTATTGTCAAACTGTAAAACTAATGCATTTATCTTCAACACTTTTTGTACCTTATCATAACATAGAGTGGATTTCGATAATCTGTTTTTATGTGTTTTAGAATGGGAGGGGAGAGGAAGGGgtcatataaatacatatatttagattaagtgcgtgtttttttttttgtttttttttttaaaatacgttGTTTCGCATTTTCTAACGATTTgtcttttgataaattttagtaTTTGAGTTAAAATAACGGATGGTATTTGACGGATAAAAACACTTTTGTCCTTATCCGGTTCTTTTGCGTTCCTTACGCTTTTTAGAAAATCTTGTTTGTTATAGTTATttaaactaataattttttGCAAACCACTTAACATGTTAGATTTCATCTACATTGCTCCTTGTGATAAAGTACTTGTACTTTTATGCATGCATTTGTGTGCTCAATGCTCCATGTTTCAACCCTAAAGTATCACCATCTTATGATACTTTCTGGGTGCATATGTTTTCGCTGATTGTTctatatattttgttctatCAACTAACAATCAAAGTTAATGTAGTAGATTTACTTTTTTACACCATAAATCACTGATCTATTATTTCTCGCTTTTTCATTACCACAATAATATGGATTATCGAAAAtgaagttttgaaaattaactcataatacaaatgcatttctaaaaaaCGTCAATTCTTTTGCAGTAATACCCCAGCTTAATATTTTAAAGAGGACTGTATAAGGACATAGTTCATGATGATCTGCCAATATTGCGTACTTGATTATAATGTTCATCAGTTATCTTTCCTTTTTCACCACTTTCATCACTGCTCGTGTCTGATTTCTGTAGTTACTGTCATTCcgtttttattattaaggtatttgatgtataacgaccacattttgtaccttataaatgaatggtccgatattcttaatcatgataccattttgaaggtgttatcaaataaaaatactttttataatcataatttttataattttgattatgcttcaactaattacaccttgaattttgcattgaagtctattACCAACGTATGTTTTAacaagatattgtaaaaagtaacttaaaattcGTTAAACTGTCTTGGTTAATTTATCATGAATTTGAGTTACTGTTATCTATTCATAAATGTACCTTTCCCTTTGTACAAGACAATAAATTACTCCAGttataattgcttaattatgtttttattaactCTTACACCTcacctttgatttttaaaattgactcACTCATATTGAAGTTTTACTCTATGACATATGTTGCTCGTGCTTAAGTgctaatttctattgttctcattttttatttatattgtgttatacacCAATGTCGAGGGAGAGGAATTAGGTTTCGGATTGTTCGGGTGTAATTTTTGGATTTCCAGAAATCATCCATACCGAcctaaagttcaaataaagtgcTTTTTTACCATCTAGAGCATTTTAGTCTTATTGTCaccaaatatataaaaacacctTAATTTCCCCGGTGATAGTTAATTGTGACCGCGTAGCTTTTACGGTGCTAGAGAATTCTTCTGGATCTGCATcagtcgtgtgcagtacgaacagGGTGatggaatgttggcgtaaagggtATAAGGTATAGGCGCGCTGTAGGTCGTAAGGTAataacgaagggtaggtttgccgtattcccgaaggcccaccagtatacagttccagagaaataaataggcaattgatgcaggatcaTTATAAATTTATTCGACgcgactcaacgatggcaatattataacaatttaagagacagacatgttacaaacaagtcggatatggccagtagtggcctccggactcaagactctagGTGAGTCTGACGTGACCGAGGCTGGCCGCCATATTCCAGACTgccgattgacaattgtacataactatataAAGGAATTTGAACAATGactataaattgacaggtgagTAAGCTGACAttagtaagctgagtgaaaggttcacagatataaaataattaaataaactcaatgagtctttgatgtccaaaaCATGAAAAACTGATCATTGCACGATGTTGTTTTAAgggattaacagtccttgagacatgaca is drawn from Crassostrea angulata isolate pt1a10 chromosome 5, ASM2561291v2, whole genome shotgun sequence and contains these coding sequences:
- the LOC128186192 gene encoding uncharacterized protein LOC128186192 codes for the protein MDPRRSAQDVLRCHLCETPGPLMYCDICDIHLCKACVGEHLLDESKEHSVLPLQKRGSSIRFPKCPKHSNKQCEIQCEQCDIPICSQCIFSGEHEQHKKCDTLQIIENRKVVLKRDLQDLEKYIYPKYQELSIHNAVQKDELIENSEKLTKNIDKQGDSWRKEIDTVIQKMKFDLNEMDSKFLAVLNEQEVAITHTLSKMTQNIADLKKLLNSNDVSLITAYKSKNAEFRNLPPKLTASLPCFTPHLIDKDHVYRQFGSLSALSITEEHVYTVVTPVDQHSSPDRTFIDEPRIITEINTEFGGYSNELFNVTPQSDQDIWMCGNSKIMRLFNLQGDLVESIQTKSGNIPNDIAVTRSGDLVYSDQNDGTVNIINNTQVQEVIRLQGWKPLSVCCASSDDLLVVMVTDDIKQTKVVCYSGFNEKHSIQYDDSGQPLYSSEEHYNTKNISENRNLDICVSDFDAGAIVVVNMAGKHRFTYTGPPSTTKEPFKPVGITTDSQSRILTADRYNDCIHILDQDGQFLRYIDNCHLWRPCGLCVDTGDKLFVAESISGKVKIIQYYL